One window of Bacteroidota bacterium genomic DNA carries:
- a CDS encoding amino acid permease, whose amino-acid sequence MPEQREFKRSLGLIDATSLVAGSMIGSGIFLVSSDMARDLGSAGWLIVAWLITGAITLAAALSYGELAGMMPDAGGQYVYIRRAWGKLPAFLYGWTVFTVIQTGVIAAVATAFANYSSELIPFFSLKHFVFHIGNFHVSTGQLLAVGLIVFLTFLNTLGVQGGALVQKIFTSAKLLALFGLILLGLIVGLKTHVFGTNFSNAWNASSVSQEVKDGPWVTHSLSGFALLFVLGTTMINSLFSSDAWNNVTFIAGEIRDPKKNIPRSLILGTGIVTALYILANVAYLALLNLKGDPHGADVASRGMQFAEMGRVGTAAATMIFGKTATVMMAVLIMVSTFGCNNGIVLAGARLYYAMAKDGLFFKRASSLNSNSVPAFGLWTQCAWACALCFSGTYNDLLTYATFASLIFYIITIGGIFILRKREPDVPRPYKALGYPLLPALYILAAGGICIDLIFFKPHNSIAGLIIVLIGLPVYFVNKAVKKRI is encoded by the coding sequence ATGCCTGAACAACGTGAATTCAAAAGAAGTTTAGGCCTGATCGATGCAACATCACTCGTTGCAGGATCAATGATCGGTTCCGGAATTTTTTTGGTGAGCAGTGATATGGCGCGCGATCTCGGCAGTGCGGGATGGCTCATTGTTGCGTGGCTCATCACGGGCGCGATCACGCTCGCGGCTGCACTCTCGTACGGCGAACTCGCGGGCATGATGCCTGACGCGGGCGGGCAATACGTGTACATACGGCGCGCGTGGGGAAAACTTCCTGCATTCCTTTATGGATGGACTGTTTTTACCGTAATACAAACCGGCGTGATCGCAGCGGTGGCCACCGCATTTGCAAATTATTCTTCGGAACTTATTCCTTTCTTTTCGTTGAAACATTTTGTTTTTCACATTGGTAATTTTCATGTTTCTACCGGGCAGTTGCTTGCTGTAGGGTTAATTGTTTTTCTCACCTTCTTAAATACACTTGGTGTGCAGGGCGGAGCGCTCGTGCAGAAAATATTTACGTCGGCAAAATTACTTGCACTGTTCGGGTTGATTCTTCTCGGGCTTATCGTAGGATTGAAAACGCATGTTTTCGGAACTAATTTTTCCAATGCGTGGAATGCTTCTTCTGTTTCGCAGGAAGTGAAAGACGGCCCGTGGGTTACGCATTCACTCAGCGGATTTGCATTGCTGTTTGTACTTGGAACCACCATGATTAATTCACTTTTTTCGAGCGATGCGTGGAATAATGTCACATTCATTGCAGGAGAAATCCGCGATCCAAAAAAAAATATTCCGCGTTCACTTATTCTCGGAACAGGAATTGTTACGGCGCTTTATATTCTTGCAAACGTGGCGTATCTCGCATTATTGAATTTAAAAGGAGATCCGCATGGAGCTGATGTCGCTTCACGCGGAATGCAGTTTGCAGAAATGGGAAGAGTGGGAACAGCGGCAGCCACCATGATCTTCGGAAAAACCGCAACGGTAATGATGGCGGTTCTCATTATGGTTTCCACGTTCGGTTGCAACAATGGAATTGTTCTCGCGGGTGCGCGCCTGTATTACGCGATGGCCAAAGACGGATTATTTTTTAAACGTGCATCATCGCTCAATTCAAATTCCGTTCCTGCATTCGGCCTGTGGACGCAATGCGCGTGGGCATGCGCGTTATGTTTTTCCGGAACGTATAACGACCTGCTCACGTATGCTACTTTCGCGTCACTTATTTTTTACATCATCACCATCGGAGGAATTTTCATTCTGCGAAAACGCGAGCCCGATGTTCCGCGCCCGTACAAAGCGCTCGGCTATCCGCTGCTGCCCGCACTTTACATTCTTGCGGCGGGAGGAATTTGCATCGATCTTATTTTTTTCAAACCACACAATAGTATCGCCGGGCTCATTATTGTACTGATCGGGTTGCCCGTTTATTTTGTGAATAAGGCGGTGAAGAAGAGGATTTGA
- a CDS encoding helix-turn-helix transcriptional regulator, with amino-acid sequence MTQFYLNIRAIRERIGMTKKQMAEKLCIEPSTYGKQERGETHITVEQLFKISEILCVTPDYIINYQKYIEGSALDDQLRKENENMSRAIKEAVHITNDLQTRLNNHSRGITNLLFSELSKYSAKYEEPLSYEELLKYDPEILTEVYDIHSKQEYDECPLVYGVSPEGNLLAFAEMMGDSNMFFLFEINLVEEEYFLKLWKEYCERWEPKFEMKEKDGCTVISTTNPIFSEMLNELDSSKKKNA; translated from the coding sequence ATGACACAGTTTTATCTAAACATTAGAGCCATTCGCGAGCGAATTGGAATGACAAAAAAACAAATGGCAGAAAAATTATGCATAGAACCGTCTACTTATGGCAAGCAAGAACGTGGGGAAACACATATTACTGTCGAGCAATTATTTAAGATTTCTGAGATTCTCTGTGTCACGCCAGATTATATTATCAATTACCAAAAATATATTGAAGGCTCGGCACTGGATGACCAATTGAGAAAAGAAAATGAAAACATGAGCCGGGCAATTAAAGAAGCCGTACACATTACCAATGATTTGCAAACAAGACTCAATAATCATAGTCGGGGAATTACAAACCTTTTATTTTCAGAGTTAAGCAAATATTCCGCAAAATATGAAGAGCCTCTTTCTTACGAAGAACTATTGAAGTATGATCCAGAAATATTGACTGAGGTATATGATATACATTCAAAACAAGAATATGACGAATGTCCTCTTGTTTACGGTGTTAGTCCTGAAGGAAATTTATTGGCGTTTGCGGAAATGATGGGAGATTCAAATATGTTTTTCTTGTTTGAAATAAATCTCGTTGAGGAGGAATATTTTTTGAAATTATGGAAAGAATATTGTGAGAGATGGGAACCAAAATTTGAAATGAAAGAAAAGGATGGTTGTACAGTTATTTCAACAACAAATCCCATTTTCTCCGAGATGTTGAATGAATTGGATTCGTCGAAAAAAAAGAATGCTTAA
- a CDS encoding ORF6N domain-containing protein, with protein sequence MRFENLRLFFWRNSGVQVTKTEDEILRSQFATTKTRRGGTRYLPMVFTEHGILQLSNVLSGRRAIQMSFKIIDVFVKLRQVLADNSELRLLIGEIRKKTDNNTKNIEVVFQYLDELIQKKDNRKPRKLIGYVNHKKKK encoded by the coding sequence TTGAGATTTGAAAACCTGAGATTATTTTTTTGGAGAAACAGTGGTGTCCAAGTAACGAAAACCGAAGACGAAATTTTGAGGTCGCAATTTGCGACCACAAAGACGAGACGCGGAGGAACACGGTATTTGCCAATGGTATTTACAGAGCATGGGATTCTGCAGTTATCAAATGTATTAAGCGGTAGGCGCGCCATTCAAATGAGTTTCAAAATCATCGACGTCTTTGTTAAACTTCGCCAGGTACTCGCCGATAATTCAGAACTACGATTGCTCATTGGGGAAATAAGAAAGAAAACGGATAACAATACAAAAAACATCGAAGTTGTTTTTCAATACCTTGATGAATTGATACAGAAAAAAGATAACCGGAAACCGCGAAAACTAATCGGGTATGTTAATCATAAAAAGAAAAAGTGA
- a CDS encoding SprT-like domain-containing protein: MDQLKRNSNILAKYIPAPAVPLLAEWIWHFNFKLKIKKSRATRFGDYHPPLPGKNHTITVNNDLNQFAFLLTLVHEIAHLLCFERFGNRVKPHGEEWKECFKELMRPFMRLDIFPDDVRAAVIAYMRDPRASSCTDAHLLRTLRKFDKPSDFIHLETLPAGSEFIYGEKVFLKGKKIRTRYRCSLKNTSHIYFFSALAEVKRGINYE, from the coding sequence ATGGATCAGCTCAAGCGCAATAGTAATATTCTCGCAAAATATATTCCGGCTCCTGCTGTTCCTTTGCTTGCCGAATGGATCTGGCATTTCAATTTCAAACTCAAAATAAAAAAAAGCCGCGCCACGCGTTTCGGCGATTATCATCCTCCGCTCCCGGGAAAAAATCATACCATCACCGTCAACAACGACCTGAATCAATTTGCATTCCTGCTCACACTCGTGCACGAGATCGCACACCTGCTTTGCTTCGAACGTTTTGGCAACCGCGTAAAACCACATGGCGAAGAATGGAAAGAATGTTTCAAGGAACTGATGCGCCCCTTTATGCGTCTTGATATTTTTCCTGATGATGTGCGTGCGGCCGTGATCGCGTACATGCGCGACCCGCGCGCGTCGAGTTGCACGGATGCACATTTGCTGCGCACGCTAAGAAAATTCGACAAGCCATCTGATTTTATTCACCTCGAAACATTACCCGCAGGAAGCGAATTCATTTACGGCGAAAAAGTTTTTTTGAAAGGAAAAAAAATCCGGACGCGTTACCGCTGTTCACTCAAGAACACTTCACATATTTATTTTTTTTCGGCGCTGGCGGAAGTGAAGAGAGGAATAAATTACGAATGA
- a CDS encoding amino acid permease: MSLFRKKSLETLLAQSAETEGGLKKTLGSWSLLALGIGAIIGAGLFVRTASAAAEAAGSAVTLSFIVAAIGCAFAGLCYAEFAAMIPIAGSAYTYAYTTMGEIIAWIIGWALILEYALGAATVSIAWSEYLNKLLASVFHTSVPYKYCHSPMEHLHTINHKFVPSVPDLHLASSDSLKMAVSFSKDSIAAVSPEVLHKMPADIASHVVNYDGLINLPAIGILFLLTLLLIKGTQESAFVNAIIVFLKVSIVLVFIAVGWRFINGANHHPYMIPDHVKDHEGFFKHGWGGIIGGAAIVFFAFIGFDAVSTAAQEAKNPKRDMPIGILGSLAVCTVLYILFSWVLTGVAPWADFADATKGKEASVAYAIDTYMPGYHWLSTAVTIAILAGFSSVILVMLMGQSRVFYSMSHDGLLPKIFSHLHPKFRTPYKSNMMLLVFVGLFAAFIPSDITGDLTSIGTLLAFVLVCVGIWIMRVKNPNIPRPFRTPLVPLVPILGIAVCSFMIIGLDHVTQLSAFAWMIFGLIIYFLHGRKNSKLNVLK; encoded by the coding sequence ATGAGTTTATTCCGGAAGAAATCGCTCGAAACTTTATTGGCGCAATCGGCAGAGACCGAAGGAGGTTTGAAAAAAACACTCGGTTCATGGTCATTGCTCGCGCTCGGTATAGGCGCTATCATTGGCGCCGGACTTTTTGTGCGCACCGCGAGTGCAGCAGCTGAAGCAGCCGGTTCTGCAGTTACACTTTCATTCATTGTTGCAGCGATCGGTTGCGCATTCGCCGGATTGTGTTACGCAGAATTCGCAGCCATGATCCCGATTGCGGGCAGCGCATACACGTATGCATACACGACCATGGGAGAAATTATTGCATGGATCATAGGGTGGGCGCTGATACTCGAATATGCTCTCGGTGCAGCGACCGTTTCCATTGCGTGGAGCGAGTATCTGAATAAATTATTAGCCAGCGTTTTTCATACCAGTGTTCCCTATAAATATTGTCATTCTCCAATGGAACATCTGCACACGATCAATCACAAATTTGTTCCGAGCGTTCCTGATCTTCATCTTGCTTCATCGGATTCACTTAAGATGGCAGTGAGTTTTTCGAAAGACAGTATCGCTGCAGTTTCGCCGGAAGTGTTGCACAAAATGCCGGCCGATATTGCATCGCACGTTGTGAATTACGACGGGCTCATTAATCTTCCCGCAATAGGAATTCTTTTTTTACTCACACTTCTTCTCATTAAAGGAACACAGGAATCTGCTTTTGTAAATGCGATCATCGTGTTCCTGAAAGTTTCCATCGTTCTTGTTTTCATTGCCGTGGGCTGGCGATTCATCAATGGCGCAAATCATCATCCGTACATGATTCCCGATCACGTAAAAGATCACGAAGGATTTTTCAAACACGGCTGGGGTGGAATCATCGGTGGCGCTGCCATTGTATTTTTTGCATTCATCGGTTTCGATGCAGTTTCTACTGCCGCGCAGGAAGCCAAAAATCCAAAGCGCGATATGCCAATAGGAATTCTCGGATCGCTTGCTGTGTGTACTGTGCTCTACATTTTATTTTCGTGGGTACTCACCGGTGTTGCACCGTGGGCCGATTTTGCTGATGCAACAAAAGGAAAAGAAGCGTCTGTAGCTTATGCGATCGATACGTACATGCCCGGTTATCATTGGCTCTCCACTGCGGTTACCATCGCAATTCTCGCCGGATTCTCCTCTGTAATTCTCGTGATGCTCATGGGACAAAGCCGCGTATTTTATTCCATGTCGCACGATGGATTGCTTCCGAAAATATTTTCTCACCTGCATCCCAAATTCCGCACACCTTACAAGAGCAACATGATGCTTTTGGTTTTTGTTGGATTGTTTGCCGCATTTATTCCGAGTGACATCACCGGCGATCTTACCAGCATCGGAACATTACTCGCGTTCGTACTCGTATGCGTGGGCATCTGGATCATGCGCGTGAAAAATCCAAACATCCCGCGTCCGTTCAGAACTCCATTGGTTCCACTCGTTCCCATTCTCGGAATTGCAGTGTGCTCCTTCATGATCATCGGCCTCGATCATGTTACGCAGCTCAGTGCATTTGCGTGGATGATCTTCGGACTGATCATTTATTTCCTGCACGGACGGAAGAATAGTAAATTGAATGTACTGAAGTAA
- a CDS encoding site-specific integrase codes for MSVVLRKSKLKKGYSFYFDISYKSKRWTEWTKIRIRNSDTSEEKNEKIILAKKMKSERERELIVLGKGLPGEIKLKEMDFFDVYDELCLPRLRSQHIYQNIRKKIKKFNGEKNPLPILAIDKPWLASFLVFLKKEGMVSNTVHQYFAFMGTILREAMCLGYIVQNPYNLFNRHERPKLKRPKADHLSEKELNAFIQKETTKVDEQLRQMFLFSCFTGLRWSDCQRVSWNHIRNIQNNGKTEQVIILTQKKTNEEVIIPLTSSALALIESRKREKNGNVEPASPFIFPRWSIEVEKKKGWSLRGMLSIQMRKWKEAVGFERQFKFHLARHTYATWLIQNGVDLYTVSKLLGHADMSATTIYARVSDQVKLQAITKLPYIEISKQAKHKSLTRVA; via the coding sequence ATGTCAGTAGTATTAAGAAAATCGAAACTCAAAAAGGGATACTCCTTTTATTTCGATATCAGTTATAAAAGTAAACGCTGGACGGAGTGGACGAAAATCCGCATAAGGAATAGCGATACATCGGAAGAGAAAAACGAAAAAATAATTCTTGCCAAGAAAATGAAATCGGAACGTGAGCGCGAATTGATCGTGTTGGGAAAAGGTTTGCCAGGTGAAATTAAATTAAAGGAAATGGATTTCTTTGATGTGTACGATGAACTTTGTTTACCTCGTTTACGTTCTCAACACATCTACCAAAACATTCGGAAGAAAATCAAAAAGTTCAATGGCGAAAAAAATCCACTTCCGATTTTGGCGATTGATAAACCTTGGTTAGCATCTTTCCTCGTATTTCTCAAAAAGGAAGGAATGGTAAGCAATACCGTACATCAGTATTTCGCTTTCATGGGAACGATTTTGCGAGAAGCGATGTGTCTCGGATACATTGTGCAAAATCCGTACAATCTATTCAACAGACATGAACGTCCTAAACTGAAACGACCTAAAGCGGATCATCTTTCGGAAAAGGAACTCAACGCCTTTATTCAGAAAGAAACCACTAAAGTTGATGAACAATTAAGGCAAATGTTTCTTTTCAGTTGTTTCACGGGATTGAGATGGAGCGACTGTCAAAGAGTATCTTGGAATCACATCCGTAACATCCAAAACAACGGCAAGACGGAACAGGTAATAATTCTTACGCAAAAGAAAACGAACGAGGAAGTAATTATACCGCTGACTTCTTCGGCACTTGCACTTATCGAATCACGTAAGCGGGAAAAAAATGGAAACGTTGAGCCAGCTTCTCCATTTATTTTTCCTCGCTGGTCGATTGAAGTGGAAAAGAAAAAAGGTTGGTCGCTACGAGGCATGTTATCAATTCAAATGAGGAAATGGAAAGAGGCAGTTGGTTTTGAAAGACAATTCAAATTTCATCTTGCGCGACATACCTACGCTACATGGCTTATTCAAAACGGAGTTGACCTTTACACGGTTTCAAAACTACTCGGTCACGCGGACATGTCGGCAACAACAATTTACGCGAGAGTCTCCGATCAGGTTAAACTGCAAGCAATAACAAAACTACCTTATATAGAAATTTCAAAACAGGCAAAACATAAATCATTGACGAGAGTAGCATAG
- a CDS encoding tetratricopeptide repeat protein → MMNFFSFIRRIIFAAIFVVACENVSAQSVNTDSLSKLLRSLPRDTQRVNVLNKLAFAFRTDPQTGLGYAKESIAISTEKNYAMGKASAWNTIGIINYNWGNYDEATEYYLLSLHVYDSLSEWRKKASVENNLALVYSKKGDYKTAIDYNLRSIKLKDQLGDKSGIAKSYLNLGNSFYEQDNLPLALEYGNKALTLYHSLKDSEGIAKSLNNIGSVYYSRTQDDSALLFYRQAQVIRERMGDAQEIASGLNNLGMLLLDLGDMDSAYADLSRALFLRTKLGDNEEMAESDLNLAEYFIRTKNYDDALGVGISGVLISEKIGSRKFRKRGYELLAKIYSLKNDSQDAFAYQKKYSDLSDSLANENNNRQLLEMQAKYESEKKDKELLRQQSTIKQQDLDAANRSAQQKFLFAGIALLLFAVIAVFIGYRQKKKANEEIIAQKKMIEEKNKDITDSITYAKRIQRGFLPGDHEMRSALNEHFVFYQPKDIVSGDFYWLASVHTTPKNGPSKNVVVLSVVDCTGHGVPGALMSIVGCTLVNQTIKNPDVNSCGDALNFLNRELPKNLKKQTNNEIIRDGMDMVMCAIDFENLTLDFAGANNPLYLIRNNALTIYKGDSQAISGSDDLEKKDFIDQTISLEKGDCIYLFTDGYADQFGGSRGKKFKYKQLQEKLVEIHHLRMEEQKSKLENIFNNWKGKLEQVDDVLIIGIRI, encoded by the coding sequence ATGATGAATTTTTTTTCGTTCATACGCAGAATTATATTCGCCGCTATTTTTGTTGTTGCGTGTGAAAATGTTTCCGCACAATCTGTAAATACCGATTCACTTTCAAAATTATTACGGTCGCTTCCGCGCGATACGCAGCGTGTGAATGTACTGAACAAACTTGCATTTGCATTCCGTACCGATCCGCAAACAGGGCTGGGCTATGCAAAAGAATCCATTGCTATTTCTACAGAAAAAAATTACGCAATGGGAAAAGCCTCTGCATGGAATACGATCGGTATCATTAATTATAACTGGGGAAATTATGATGAAGCAACAGAATATTATCTGCTATCGCTGCACGTGTACGACAGTCTTTCTGAATGGCGGAAAAAAGCAAGTGTAGAAAATAATCTTGCTTTGGTTTATTCGAAGAAAGGCGATTACAAAACGGCGATCGATTATAATTTGCGTTCCATTAAATTGAAAGATCAACTCGGTGACAAAAGCGGCATCGCAAAAAGTTATCTGAATCTCGGCAACAGTTTTTATGAGCAGGATAATCTGCCGCTCGCGCTCGAATATGGAAACAAAGCGCTCACACTTTACCATTCGCTGAAGGATTCTGAAGGAATTGCGAAAAGTCTCAATAACATCGGCTCTGTTTATTACAGCCGCACGCAGGATGACAGTGCGCTTTTGTTTTACAGGCAGGCGCAGGTTATACGCGAGCGCATGGGTGATGCGCAGGAAATAGCCAGCGGGTTGAATAATCTCGGAATGCTCCTGCTCGACCTCGGTGATATGGATAGCGCTTATGCCGATCTCTCGCGCGCACTTTTCCTGCGGACAAAACTCGGTGACAATGAAGAGATGGCTGAGAGCGATCTTAATCTCGCTGAATATTTTATTCGCACAAAGAATTATGATGATGCACTTGGGGTTGGAATATCAGGAGTGCTGATTTCCGAAAAGATAGGTTCGCGTAAATTCAGAAAACGTGGTTATGAATTGCTGGCGAAAATTTATTCATTGAAAAATGATTCGCAGGACGCATTCGCATACCAGAAAAAATACTCCGACCTGAGCGATTCGCTTGCCAATGAAAATAACAACCGTCAGTTGCTGGAGATGCAGGCAAAATATGAAAGTGAAAAAAAAGACAAGGAATTACTCCGGCAACAATCGACGATCAAACAACAGGATCTTGATGCGGCTAACCGATCGGCGCAACAGAAATTTCTTTTCGCGGGAATAGCATTGCTTCTTTTCGCAGTCATCGCGGTATTCATCGGCTACCGGCAGAAGAAAAAAGCAAATGAAGAGATCATTGCGCAGAAAAAAATGATCGAAGAAAAAAACAAAGACATCACCGACAGTATCACGTATGCAAAACGAATTCAGCGTGGATTTCTTCCCGGCGATCATGAAATGCGATCTGCACTTAACGAGCATTTTGTTTTTTATCAGCCGAAAGATATTGTGAGCGGCGATTTTTACTGGCTGGCATCCGTTCATACGACGCCGAAGAATGGGCCTTCGAAAAATGTAGTTGTGCTTTCAGTTGTCGATTGTACAGGGCATGGCGTTCCCGGCGCGCTCATGAGCATCGTGGGATGTACCCTCGTGAATCAAACGATAAAAAATCCGGATGTGAATTCCTGCGGCGATGCGCTGAATTTTCTGAACCGGGAATTACCGAAGAACCTGAAGAAACAAACCAACAATGAAATCATCCGCGACGGAATGGATATGGTGATGTGCGCTATTGATTTTGAAAATCTCACACTTGATTTTGCAGGAGCTAATAATCCGCTTTACCTTATCCGCAACAATGCACTTACAATTTACAAAGGTGATTCGCAGGCGATCAGCGGATCAGACGACCTGGAGAAAAAAGATTTCATTGATCAAACGATTTCACTGGAAAAAGGAGATTGCATTTATCTTTTCACAGACGGTTATGCCGATCAGTTCGGCGGGTCGCGTGGCAAAAAATTTAAATACAAACAGCTGCAGGAAAAACTGGTTGAAATTCATCACCTGCGTATGGAGGAACAGAAAAGTAAACTTGAAAATATTTTCAACAACTGGAAAGGAAAGCTCGAACAGGTGGATGATGTGCTTATTATCGGTATCAGGATATGA
- a CDS encoding SDR family oxidoreductase, with translation MKTILITGSNGLLGQKLVYNLLARNKRQAEWNIIATSKGENRIREKNGYTYQPLDITQKEEVEQVVLKHKPDVIINTAAMTNVDACESKREEARILNTDSVGYMVHAIQDSKFKIQNCQLIHLSTDFVFDGENGPYKEEDEPHPLSYYAETKIEAEKLLINSKINWCIVRTIIVYGIVDGLSRSNIVLWAKDSLTKKRKINVVNDQFRSPTLAEDLAEGCVLCAEKNAKGVFHISGKDTMSILELVHRVADFWKLDKNLVTPVSSSTINQPAKRPPRTGFIIDKAKKILGYDPHSFEEGLGILDVQMHNA, from the coding sequence ATGAAAACAATTTTAATCACCGGCAGTAACGGACTCCTCGGGCAGAAACTCGTTTATAATCTTCTTGCGCGGAATAAAAGACAGGCGGAGTGGAATATCATCGCAACATCTAAGGGAGAGAACCGCATCCGCGAAAAAAACGGTTACACGTATCAACCGCTCGACATTACGCAGAAAGAAGAAGTGGAGCAGGTTGTATTAAAACACAAACCCGATGTGATCATCAATACGGCCGCCATGACCAATGTGGATGCGTGTGAATCGAAGAGAGAGGAGGCAAGGATTTTGAATACAGATTCAGTAGGTTACATGGTTCATGCTATCCAGGATTCAAAATTCAAAATTCAAAATTGTCAATTGATTCATCTTTCAACAGATTTTGTTTTTGACGGGGAGAATGGCCCTTACAAAGAAGAAGACGAACCGCATCCTTTGAGTTATTATGCTGAGACAAAAATTGAAGCGGAAAAATTATTGATCAACTCAAAGATCAACTGGTGTATTGTGCGCACGATTATCGTTTACGGAATTGTGGACGGGCTCAGCCGATCGAATATTGTTTTATGGGCGAAAGATTCATTGACGAAAAAACGGAAAATAAATGTGGTGAATGATCAGTTCCGTTCACCTACACTTGCAGAGGATCTTGCAGAAGGATGCGTGTTGTGCGCGGAAAAAAATGCAAAGGGAGTTTTTCATATTTCAGGAAAAGACACAATGAGTATTCTCGAGTTGGTTCATCGCGTTGCCGATTTCTGGAAGCTGGATAAAAATCTGGTAACGCCGGTTTCTTCTTCCACGATCAATCAACCTGCAAAACGCCCGCCGCGTACCGGGTTCATCATTGACAAAGCGAAAAAAATTCTTGGTTACGATCCGCATTCATTCGAAGAAGGGCTTGGGATTCTTGATGTGCAAATGCATAATGCATAA
- a CDS encoding potassium channel protein, translating to MRSYKYFKRLYISGAMLLLVIMIGVAGYMTIDSRFTFLDALYMTINTIGTVGFREVHPLNSTGEMFTIFLIITGFGTFAFAVSSLTSYILNGEFRNYYSTIRKLNAIEKLWGHVIICGYGRNGRQAAHILKKHDRRFVVIENKREIVDSITHRYSDLVLDGDATQDETLEKAGIMRAAAIITTLPTDADNLFIVLSARSLNPKLTIISRASDDNSDKKLKTAGANNVIMPDKIGGAHMASLVLKPDVIEFIDHITGQGGPDINLEEITFENIPEALRNKSIRELEIRNKSGANIVGFKKGNGEFIINPDPETQFMPDGKLFVLGTPEQIGKLREMLT from the coding sequence ATGAGGTCTTACAAATATTTCAAACGTCTTTACATTTCCGGCGCCATGCTTTTGCTGGTGATCATGATCGGTGTGGCCGGATACATGACCATCGACAGCAGGTTCACTTTTCTCGACGCGCTTTACATGACCATCAATACCATCGGCACAGTTGGATTCCGGGAAGTGCATCCGTTGAATTCAACAGGTGAAATGTTCACTATCTTTCTAATCATAACTGGTTTTGGTACTTTTGCTTTTGCTGTTTCTTCACTCACGAGTTATATTTTAAACGGGGAATTCAGAAATTATTATTCAACCATAAGAAAATTGAACGCAATAGAAAAACTCTGGGGGCATGTGATCATTTGCGGATACGGACGCAACGGGCGGCAGGCGGCGCACATTCTCAAAAAACATGACAGGAGATTTGTGGTGATCGAGAATAAAAGAGAAATCGTCGATTCCATTACGCACCGCTATTCCGATCTTGTTCTCGATGGAGATGCCACGCAGGATGAAACGCTGGAGAAAGCAGGAATTATGCGTGCTGCGGCCATCATCACCACGTTGCCAACGGATGCCGATAATCTTTTCATTGTGCTTTCGGCGCGTTCGCTCAATCCGAAACTCACGATCATCAGCCGTGCGAGCGATGATAATTCCGATAAAAAATTAAAAACTGCCGGAGCGAATAATGTGATCATGCCTGACAAGATCGGCGGTGCGCACATGGCTTCACTCGTTTTAAAACCAGATGTCATAGAATTCATCGATCACATTACCGGTCAGGGCGGTCCTGACATCAATCTCGAAGAAATTACATTCGAAAATATTCCGGAAGCGTTGCGCAATAAATCCATCCGCGAACTGGAAATAAGAAACAAGTCGGGAGCGAATATTGTAGGGTTCAAAAAAGGAAATGGTGAATTCATCATCAATCCCGATCCGGAAACGCAATTCATGCCGGATGGAAAATTATTTGTACTCGGCACGCCGGAGCAGATAGGAAAGCTAAGGGAGATGCTTACGTAA